The stretch of DNA ATTCTGCGGCAAAAATTTGGCGATGCCTTGGCCGGCAAGCTTATCATCAACCTGCGTATTCCCGACAAGTTTCAGTTCATGGATCACATCCTGCAAGACCTGCTCCGGGAGCGAGTGCGGGAACATATCGGGCCTGATGCGTTGTAGCAACGCCAGGCCATGCTGCGCTTGCACAACCTCTAGGCCTGGGGCTCGTTTAGCGGCTCATGCAGTACATGATTTTTGCTATTATCGTCGTGGTGGTGGCCTTTTTATTCTACCGCTACGTCACCCGAGAATCGCGGGTGAAACAGCAGGCGCTATCCGAAGATTTCCCCGTCAGCTGGCGGCAGATTCTCTCGGAAAGGGTAGCTTTCTATCTGTCCCTCACGGCCAACGACAGACAACGTTTCGAGAAGAAAATCCAAGTATTTCTGGCTCAAACCCGCGTAACAGGAATCGAGACTGAAATTGATGATACCACCCGAGTGCTGGTGGCAGCTTCGGCTATCATTCCCGTGTTCGGCTTTCCTGATTGGGAGTATGGCAACCTAAGCGAAGTGCTGGTAGTGCCCGACGCCTGGACTCAGCAACGCGACCCTAATAAGGAATATGCAGGCCTGGAAGGCACCCTGCTTGGCAGCGTACAGGGTTTCCAGACTTCGCACTACATGCGTCTTTCCAAAACCTCTTTAGAGCAGGGCTTCAAAGATGCC from Hymenobacter taeanensis encodes:
- a CDS encoding zinc-dependent peptidase; its protein translation is MIFAIIVVVVAFLFYRYVTRESRVKQQALSEDFPVSWRQILSERVAFYLSLTANDRQRFEKKIQVFLAQTRVTGIETEIDDTTRVLVAASAIIPVFGFPDWEYGNLSEVLVVPDAWTQQRDPNKEYAGLEGTLLGSVQGFQTSHYMRLSKTSLEQGFKDALDKQNVGIHEFAHLLDEADGVIDGVPGVALPAELRPEWEAVMQREIAAIRAGNSEINNYAGTNEAEFFAVVTEYFFEKPEKLQEHHPELYQLLSRALRQNPKKRFLRFAIDPREWIRSLRSRRKFGRNDPCPCGSGKKYKDCHLQQQSQAA